A region of Flavobacterium indicum GPTSA100-9 = DSM 17447 DNA encodes the following proteins:
- a CDS encoding DUF5686 family protein, which translates to MKKILAFYLFLFSVYSFAQTKVSGVVLDDKNKPISYSTIAFKNSPEGVMTDENGKFYLESKKTYTIVVVSNLGYSTKEITLSGEHNYDLKIVLNTDKEIEAVTVYSGKTSKKNNPALDILRKIWERKKKNGLRQFDQYKYDKYEKIEFDINSIDSTFMKNKIFRKMEFVFKHIDTSDVTGKNFLPIFINETLSEVYGDNINKRTKEVLKANKYSGFGNANNDGVNAFLKDLYAEYDIYNNYLKFFDKDFVSPLSRTGIQVYNYVLADSSYIDKKWCYKIVYYPRRKNELTFKGDFWVNDTTFAIKSINLEASRSANINWVRDIYIEQEFDVLNDSVFLLKRDHMMTDFALTKKEKANGMYGKRTTLFKNHNFNEKKDDKFYREEVNYFDKEAYTKNNEFWEENRFESLNSNEKGIYDMLDTLKTVPKFKRIYNLVSILGSGYIQVGKFDIGPIFSTFGYNDVEGQRIRIGGRTYFGPNDYWRIQGYTAYGFKDDKFKYGILGKYMLNKKNRLILSAGNRRDVEQIGVSLTTSNDVLGRSFASSSFFSSGTNNKLTQVNLSTIGLEIEPVKNLNFQTTFSYRTLESASKEFKLDYFTDNTFTTTASKIKQSEINFMIDYTPKRKMVGYGVDRIEVDLNYPRFFVNYSQGLKGVLDSNFSYSKLQLYYRQPLLIGGFGRLFSTLEIGKTFGTVPLGLMNVIPGNQSYFIIDNTYNLLNYYDFVADQYTSLHLEHNFNGKLFARVPLLRKLNWREIIGIKAVYGSVSDENKAINASGLNYIAPVDGYLEYHAGIGNIFKVARIDCAWRGSYFDVPEARKFTVRVGFGFYF; encoded by the coding sequence GTGAAAAAAATATTAGCCTTTTACCTATTTCTATTTAGTGTATATTCATTTGCTCAAACAAAAGTTAGTGGTGTTGTTTTAGATGATAAAAACAAACCCATTTCTTATTCTACTATAGCTTTTAAAAATTCTCCCGAAGGAGTAATGACTGATGAAAATGGAAAATTCTATTTAGAATCAAAGAAAACGTATACAATAGTAGTGGTATCTAATTTGGGGTACAGCACAAAAGAAATTACATTAAGCGGAGAACATAACTACGATTTAAAAATTGTTTTAAATACTGATAAAGAAATTGAAGCTGTTACTGTATATTCAGGAAAAACTTCAAAGAAAAACAACCCTGCATTGGATATTTTAAGAAAAATATGGGAGCGCAAAAAGAAAAATGGTCTACGACAATTCGATCAATACAAATATGATAAATATGAAAAAATAGAATTTGACATCAATTCCATCGACAGTACTTTTATGAAAAATAAAATTTTCAGAAAAATGGAATTTGTTTTTAAACATATTGACACTTCCGATGTAACGGGTAAAAATTTCCTTCCAATATTTATAAACGAAACATTAAGTGAAGTTTATGGCGACAATATAAACAAAAGAACCAAAGAAGTTCTCAAAGCAAATAAATACTCCGGATTTGGCAACGCAAATAACGACGGGGTAAATGCATTTTTAAAAGATTTATACGCTGAGTACGACATTTACAATAATTATTTAAAATTCTTCGACAAAGACTTTGTTAGTCCACTTTCAAGAACAGGAATTCAAGTTTATAATTATGTATTAGCCGACAGTTCTTACATTGATAAAAAATGGTGCTACAAAATTGTTTACTATCCAAGAAGAAAAAATGAATTGACATTTAAAGGTGATTTCTGGGTAAACGATACCACCTTTGCCATAAAAAGTATTAATTTAGAAGCTAGCAGAAGTGCTAATATCAACTGGGTTCGCGACATTTATATTGAACAAGAATTTGACGTATTAAACGATTCTGTATTTCTATTAAAACGTGACCATATGATGACTGATTTTGCTTTAACAAAAAAAGAAAAAGCAAATGGTATGTATGGAAAAAGAACTACATTATTTAAAAATCATAACTTTAATGAAAAGAAAGACGACAAATTTTATCGTGAAGAAGTAAACTATTTTGATAAAGAAGCTTATACAAAAAACAATGAATTTTGGGAAGAAAATCGTTTTGAAAGCTTAAATAGTAATGAAAAAGGCATCTACGATATGCTCGACACATTAAAGACAGTTCCTAAATTTAAACGCATTTACAATTTAGTTTCTATCTTAGGAAGTGGATATATTCAAGTAGGCAAATTTGATATTGGTCCAATTTTTTCAACATTTGGCTATAATGATGTTGAAGGGCAACGCATACGAATTGGAGGCAGAACTTATTTTGGTCCTAACGATTATTGGAGAATTCAAGGCTACACAGCCTATGGATTTAAAGATGATAAATTCAAATATGGTATTTTAGGTAAATACATGTTGAATAAGAAAAATCGATTAATATTATCTGCTGGAAACCGAAGAGATGTAGAACAAATTGGTGTTAGTTTAACCACTTCAAACGATGTATTAGGAAGAAGTTTTGCCTCTTCGTCTTTCTTCTCTAGTGGCACCAACAATAAATTAACACAAGTTAATCTGAGCACAATTGGACTGGAAATAGAACCTGTAAAAAATTTAAACTTCCAAACAACTTTTTCTTACAGAACATTAGAATCAGCCTCAAAAGAATTCAAATTGGATTATTTCACAGACAATACTTTTACAACAACAGCAAGCAAAATAAAACAGTCGGAAATCAATTTTATGATAGACTACACGCCTAAACGAAAAATGGTTGGTTATGGTGTAGATCGAATCGAAGTGGATTTAAATTATCCAAGATTTTTTGTGAATTATTCTCAAGGTTTAAAGGGTGTTTTAGACAGCAATTTTAGTTATTCTAAATTACAATTGTATTACAGGCAACCGCTTTTGATTGGTGGTTTCGGACGTTTATTCTCTACTTTAGAAATTGGCAAAACATTCGGTACAGTTCCTCTTGGATTAATGAATGTAATTCCTGGGAACCAATCGTATTTTATCATTGATAACACTTATAACTTGCTAAATTATTATGACTTTGTTGCCGATCAATATACCTCACTTCATTTAGAACACAATTTCAACGGAAAACTTTTTGCTAGAGTTCCCTTGTTACGTAAATTGAATTGGAGAGAAATCATAGGAATTAAAGCCGTTTACGGTTCTGTTTCAGATGAAAACAAAGCTATAAATGCATCGGGTTTAAATTATATTGCTCCAGTTGATGGCTATCTTGAATACCACGCAGGTATTGGCAATATATTTAAAGTAGCGCGTATTGATTGTGCTTGGAGAGGCAGTTATTTTGATGTTCCAGAAGCTCGTAAATTTACGGTTAGAGTAGGATTTGGGTTTTATTTCTAA
- a CDS encoding pyruvate dehydrogenase complex E1 component subunit beta has product MRTIQFREAICEAMSEEMRRDEAVYLMGEEVAEYNGAYKASKGMLDEFGPKRVIDTPIAELGFAGIAVGSAMNGCRPIVEFMTFNFSLVGIDQVINNAAKMRQMSAGQFPMPMVFRGPTASAGQLAATHSQAFENWFANTPGLKVVVPSTPYDAKGLLKSAIRDNDPVIFMESEQMYGDKGEVPEGEYTIPLGVADIKREGSDVTVVSFGKIIKEALIAAEELAKEGISVEVIDLRTVRPMDYDAIINSVKKTNRLVVLEEAWPFASVASEITYMVQERAFDYLDAPVQRITTADTPAPYSPTLLKEWLPNSNDVIKAVKKVMYK; this is encoded by the coding sequence ATGAGAACAATACAGTTTAGAGAAGCAATCTGCGAAGCTATGAGCGAAGAAATGCGTCGAGATGAAGCAGTATATTTAATGGGAGAAGAAGTTGCCGAATATAATGGTGCTTACAAAGCATCAAAAGGAATGTTAGATGAGTTTGGACCTAAAAGAGTTATAGATACACCAATTGCCGAGTTAGGATTTGCTGGAATTGCAGTAGGTTCTGCTATGAATGGTTGTAGACCTATCGTAGAATTCATGACTTTTAACTTTTCATTAGTTGGAATTGACCAAGTGATCAATAATGCAGCTAAAATGAGACAAATGTCAGCCGGACAATTCCCAATGCCAATGGTATTCCGTGGCCCTACAGCTTCTGCAGGACAATTAGCCGCTACACACTCTCAAGCATTTGAGAATTGGTTTGCCAATACTCCTGGATTAAAAGTTGTTGTACCTTCCACTCCTTACGATGCTAAAGGTTTATTAAAATCAGCTATTCGCGATAACGACCCTGTAATTTTCATGGAATCTGAACAAATGTATGGAGATAAAGGTGAAGTTCCTGAAGGAGAATACACCATTCCATTAGGGGTAGCCGACATTAAACGTGAAGGTTCAGATGTTACTGTTGTTTCTTTTGGAAAAATTATTAAAGAAGCTTTGATTGCCGCTGAAGAATTAGCTAAAGAAGGTATTTCTGTCGAAGTAATTGACTTAAGAACGGTTCGTCCAATGGATTATGACGCCATCATCAATTCCGTTAAAAAAACAAACAGATTAGTAGTTTTAGAAGAAGCATGGCCTTTTGCTTCTGTTGCTTCTGAAATCACGTATATGGTTCAAGAAAGAGCTTTTGATTATTTAGATGCTCCTGTTCAAAGAATCACAACTGCTGACACACCTGCTCCTTACTCACCTACTTTATTAAAAGAATGGTTACCTAACAGCAATGATGTGATTAAAGCTGTTAAAAAAGTAATGTATAAATAA
- a CDS encoding electron transfer flavoprotein subunit beta/FixA family protein: protein MKILVCISHVPDTTSKINFVNNDTEFDTNGVQYVINPNDEFGLTKAVILKEQTGAQLTVVNVGGADAEATLRKALAIGADEAIRINANPTDGLFVAKQLANVVKQGGYDLIIAGTESIDYNGGMVPGMLAGLLGYNFVNACIGLEINGSEATAVREIDGGKETSTAALPLIIAGKKGLVEEKDLRIPNMRGIMTARTKALNLVEPTGDAPATQAVKFEKPAAKSAVKLVNADNIDELVSLLHNEAKVI, encoded by the coding sequence ATGAAAATATTAGTTTGCATCAGCCATGTGCCTGATACTACTTCAAAAATTAATTTCGTTAATAATGATACTGAGTTTGATACAAACGGTGTGCAGTATGTTATTAATCCGAATGATGAGTTTGGTTTAACTAAAGCGGTTATCTTAAAAGAGCAAACAGGAGCTCAATTAACAGTTGTGAATGTGGGTGGTGCAGATGCTGAAGCTACCTTGAGAAAAGCATTAGCAATTGGTGCAGATGAAGCGATTAGAATTAATGCCAATCCTACTGATGGGTTATTTGTTGCAAAACAATTAGCAAATGTTGTAAAACAAGGGGGTTATGATTTAATTATTGCTGGGACAGAATCTATTGATTACAATGGAGGAATGGTGCCAGGAATGTTAGCAGGTTTGTTAGGTTATAATTTCGTTAATGCTTGTATTGGTTTGGAAATCAACGGATCTGAAGCAACTGCAGTTAGAGAAATTGATGGAGGAAAAGAAACTTCTACTGCGGCATTACCTTTAATTATTGCTGGGAAAAAAGGTTTAGTTGAAGAAAAAGATTTAAGAATTCCGAACATGAGAGGAATTATGACGGCTAGAACAAAAGCATTGAATTTAGTAGAGCCGACAGGAGATGCGCCTGCAACTCAAGCGGTTAAATTTGAAAAACCAGCGGCTAAATCTGCAGTTAAATTAGTAAATGCAGATAATATTGATGAGTTAGTAAGTTTATTACACAACGAAGCTAAAGTAATCTAA
- a CDS encoding electron transfer flavoprotein subunit alpha/FixB family protein, whose product MSVLIYTESSEGKFKKTAFEIASYAKKIADALGTTVTAVSINATENAALANYGVSKVLKVTNSQLTNFSAKAYADVVKQAAEKEGAKVVVLASTTDSLYVAPLVAVNLNAGYASNVVALPESTAPFQVKRNAFSNKAFNVTEISTDVKVLGLSKNSFGLVEAPTSLVEEDFAPALSDADFGVKVVNAEKTTGKVTIADAEIVVSAGRGMKGPENWGMIEELASVLGAATACSKPVSDIGWRPHSEHVGQTGKPVAANLYIAVGISGAIQHIAGINSSKVKVVINNDPEAPFFKVADYGIVGDAFDVVPKLIEKLKEFKANNA is encoded by the coding sequence ATGTCAGTTTTAATATATACAGAATCAAGCGAAGGAAAATTCAAAAAAACAGCTTTTGAAATCGCTTCTTACGCAAAAAAAATTGCTGATGCATTAGGGACTACAGTTACTGCAGTTTCAATAAATGCAACAGAAAATGCGGCTTTAGCTAACTATGGTGTGTCTAAAGTGTTAAAAGTAACTAATTCTCAATTAACTAATTTTTCTGCTAAAGCTTATGCAGATGTTGTTAAACAAGCAGCAGAAAAAGAAGGAGCAAAAGTTGTTGTTTTGGCTTCCACTACGGATAGTTTATATGTTGCGCCTTTAGTAGCAGTTAACTTAAATGCGGGTTATGCTTCAAATGTTGTTGCATTACCAGAAAGTACAGCTCCGTTTCAAGTAAAAAGAAATGCTTTTTCTAATAAAGCATTTAATGTAACTGAAATTTCTACTGATGTAAAAGTTTTGGGATTGTCTAAAAACTCATTCGGATTAGTAGAGGCGCCAACTTCTTTAGTTGAAGAGGATTTTGCACCTGCTTTATCGGATGCGGATTTTGGCGTAAAAGTGGTTAATGCTGAAAAAACAACAGGTAAAGTAACTATTGCAGATGCGGAAATAGTTGTTTCTGCAGGACGTGGTATGAAAGGTCCTGAAAATTGGGGTATGATTGAAGAATTAGCTTCGGTTTTAGGTGCAGCGACTGCTTGTTCAAAACCGGTGTCTGATATTGGTTGGAGACCTCATAGTGAGCACGTAGGACAAACAGGAAAACCAGTTGCAGCAAACTTATATATTGCAGTGGGAATTTCTGGAGCAATTCAACATATTGCAGGTATCAATTCTTCAAAAGTTAAAGTGGTAATTAATAATGATCCAGAGGCGCCATTCTTTAAAGTGGCAGATTATGGTATCGTTGGTGATGCTTTTGATGTGGTTCCTAAATTGATTGAAAAATTAAAAGAATTCAAGGCAAATAACGCATAA
- a CDS encoding bifunctional nuclease family protein, whose protein sequence is MSLVKLTIKGISYSQTQNGAYALILNEVDGERKLPIVIGAFEAQSIAIALEKEIKPPRPLTHDLFKSFADRFDIVVKQVIIHKLVDGVFFSSIICERDRIEEIIDARTSDAIALALRFDAPIFTYKNILDKAGIYLNMNPSEGNPEDSENDDVLSTPETFGISDDNKSSGGYAAYSLQELYDLLEEAVQHEDYEKAALIRDEIDKRES, encoded by the coding sequence ATGAGTTTAGTTAAATTAACCATAAAAGGTATATCGTATAGCCAAACACAAAATGGTGCTTATGCATTAATTCTTAACGAAGTAGATGGAGAACGAAAATTGCCCATCGTAATTGGTGCTTTTGAAGCGCAATCTATTGCTATTGCGTTAGAGAAAGAAATCAAACCTCCTAGACCTTTGACCCACGACTTATTTAAAAGCTTTGCTGACCGATTTGATATTGTTGTAAAACAAGTGATTATACATAAATTGGTGGATGGAGTGTTTTTTTCAAGTATAATTTGTGAACGTGATAGAATTGAAGAAATAATTGATGCGCGAACTTCAGATGCTATTGCATTGGCATTACGTTTTGATGCTCCTATTTTTACTTACAAGAATATATTGGATAAAGCCGGTATTTATTTAAATATGAATCCATCCGAAGGCAATCCCGAAGATTCTGAAAATGATGATGTTCTGTCAACTCCAGAAACATTTGGAATTTCTGATGATAATAAATCTTCAGGTGGCTATGCAGCGTATTCATTACAAGAATTGTATGATTTGCTTGAAGAAGCAGTACAACATGAAGATTATGAAAAAGCAGCTCTAATTAGAGATGAAATAGACAAAAGAGAAAGTTAA
- a CDS encoding MFS transporter, with product MNIKLKLTIVSFLQLFVWGAWLTTLASYGFGFKQWSGAEFGIVFSTLGLGSIIMPPISGIIADKYLNLEKLYGIHHILYAIILLFLPIIDSPSTFFWVLLIGMIFYMPTLSLSNSLSYAVLKKYNYNVIKDYPPIRVFGTIGFIVAMWCTNLFSNVNPPFSFGIGIGKTIASITGMPIECNQFYIASFFAFVLGLFSFTLPKIEPTKDTSENKKLSQIFGLDAFKLFKESKMAMFFVFSMFLGAALQLTNMYGETYIHDFENIPKYAETFAVKSANIVLSISQISETIFILAIPFFLRRFGIKNVMLFSLMAWVIRFGFFAYGDPIGSLWMIIVSNIVYGLAFDFFNISGSLFVETTTDSKIRSSAQGLFMMMTNGFGAIIGSLGSGYLIDKFFTFKFNTEQSLLTHLETDSSNEVYKKITKDITITDGVFDKDVFLKDWHNIWLTFAIYALVIAIAFAILFKHKHNPKDVESFSH from the coding sequence ATGAATATTAAATTAAAATTGACGATTGTAAGTTTTTTACAATTATTTGTTTGGGGTGCTTGGCTTACTACACTTGCTAGTTATGGTTTCGGATTTAAACAATGGTCTGGAGCCGAATTTGGAATTGTATTTTCAACTTTAGGTTTAGGTTCTATTATCATGCCTCCTATTTCAGGTATTATTGCAGACAAATATTTAAATTTAGAAAAATTATACGGTATTCATCATATTTTATATGCAATCATTTTATTGTTTTTACCAATAATTGATAGTCCTTCAACTTTTTTTTGGGTGTTGCTTATAGGGATGATTTTCTACATGCCAACATTATCTTTGTCTAATTCATTGTCGTATGCCGTATTAAAAAAATACAATTATAATGTAATTAAAGATTATCCTCCAATTAGAGTATTTGGAACTATTGGATTTATTGTGGCTATGTGGTGTACAAATTTATTTAGTAATGTTAATCCTCCATTTAGTTTTGGAATTGGAATAGGAAAAACAATTGCATCAATTACAGGTATGCCTATAGAATGTAATCAATTTTATATTGCTTCATTTTTTGCTTTTGTTTTAGGTTTGTTTTCTTTTACATTACCTAAAATAGAACCAACAAAAGATACCAGTGAAAATAAAAAATTATCACAGATTTTTGGTTTGGATGCTTTCAAACTCTTTAAAGAATCCAAAATGGCTATGTTTTTTGTTTTCAGTATGTTTTTAGGAGCGGCCTTGCAATTAACCAATATGTATGGTGAAACCTATATTCATGATTTTGAAAATATTCCGAAATACGCCGAAACATTTGCTGTAAAATCTGCCAATATTGTTTTATCAATTTCACAAATTTCAGAAACGATTTTCATTTTAGCTATTCCATTTTTCTTAAGAAGATTTGGTATTAAAAATGTAATGCTTTTTAGTTTAATGGCATGGGTAATTCGTTTTGGATTTTTTGCATACGGAGATCCAATTGGAAGTTTGTGGATGATAATTGTGTCTAATATTGTATACGGATTAGCGTTTGATTTCTTCAATATTTCTGGTTCTTTATTTGTAGAAACTACTACCGATTCTAAAATACGTTCTTCTGCACAAGGTTTGTTTATGATGATGACCAATGGTTTTGGAGCAATTATTGGAAGTTTAGGAAGTGGTTATTTAATTGATAAATTTTTCACTTTCAAATTCAATACAGAGCAAAGTCTTTTAACACATCTTGAAACTGATTCGAGTAATGAAGTGTATAAGAAAATCACTAAAGATATAACTATTACAGATGGTGTTTTTGATAAAGATGTTTTCTTGAAAGATTGGCACAACATCTGGTTAACTTTTGCCATTTATGCTTTAGTTATTGCCATTGCATTTGCCATTTTGTTTAAACACAAACACAATCCAAAAGATGTAGAATCTTTTAGTCATTAA
- a CDS encoding thymidylate synthase, whose translation MKQYHDLVKHVLEYGNQKGDRTGTGTISVFGYQMRFDLSEGFPMVTTKKLHLKSIIHELLWFLKGETNIAYLKENGVKIWDEWADENGDLGPVYGHQWRNWNSEEIDQIAELIDTLKTNPNSRRMLISAWNPSVLPDTSISFAENVANGKAALPPCHAFFQFYVADGKLSCQLYQRSADIFLGVPFNIASYALFTMMVAQVCGFEAGEFIHTFGDAHIYNNHIEQVNLQLSRAPRKLPKMILNPEVKNIFDFKFEDFTLVDYDPHPHIKGEVSV comes from the coding sequence ATGAAGCAATATCACGATTTAGTAAAACATGTATTAGAGTACGGAAACCAAAAAGGCGACCGTACAGGAACAGGAACTATTAGTGTTTTTGGCTACCAAATGCGATTCGATTTAAGCGAAGGTTTTCCAATGGTAACCACTAAAAAGTTGCATTTAAAATCCATCATTCATGAATTATTATGGTTTTTAAAAGGGGAAACTAATATTGCTTATTTAAAAGAAAATGGGGTTAAAATTTGGGATGAATGGGCCGATGAGAATGGCGATTTAGGTCCGGTTTATGGGCACCAATGGCGCAATTGGAACAGTGAAGAAATTGATCAAATTGCCGAATTAATTGATACGCTTAAAACCAATCCTAACAGTCGAAGAATGTTAATTTCGGCTTGGAATCCTTCTGTGTTGCCTGATACGTCCATTTCCTTTGCAGAAAATGTTGCCAATGGAAAAGCAGCTCTACCTCCATGTCATGCGTTTTTTCAATTTTATGTAGCCGACGGAAAATTATCGTGTCAATTGTACCAAAGAAGTGCCGATATCTTTTTAGGTGTTCCATTTAATATTGCTTCTTATGCACTGTTTACTATGATGGTAGCGCAAGTTTGCGGATTTGAAGCAGGAGAATTCATTCATACTTTTGGAGATGCGCATATTTATAACAATCATATTGAGCAGGTGAATTTACAATTAAGTAGAGCGCCAAGAAAATTACCGAAAATGATTTTGAATCCAGAGGTGAAAAATATCTTTGATTTTAAATTCGAGGATTTTACTTTAGTTGATTATGATCCGCATCCACACATTAAAGGAGAAGTTTCAGTTTAA
- a CDS encoding energy transducer TonB has product MKKIVYFVFAFIQFLLSNSQEIVKVEMLDSSFNVSNTENYYIKRTIKSIENSTNFNVEEVRKTGETFAIYQVTDYVTMIKDGNRKTFYKNGQQRTSSAYNNNLAFGEYLEFYEDGKPRVIGENKIENNVSKLYIKDFWDKDGNHKVINFNGEIELLKANKLYRVPVKEGRYNGEMKPVDETYPYTIIFYENGDLVKGELHKSPTVIRFFNSNEVPASPIGGMEKFKNDFIDQLINKFSNKKLNIDVLIKFVVLEDGSLTNVEFLKSAGSKVDKKIEELLCKQNKWEPGIKYGIEVKTICKLPLRLNVTFE; this is encoded by the coding sequence ATGAAAAAAATAGTTTATTTCGTATTTGCTTTTATTCAATTTCTACTTTCAAATTCTCAAGAAATTGTAAAAGTTGAAATGTTAGACTCTTCTTTTAATGTGAGTAACACTGAGAATTACTATATTAAAAGAACAATAAAATCTATAGAAAATTCTACCAATTTTAATGTAGAGGAAGTTAGGAAGACAGGGGAAACTTTTGCTATTTATCAAGTAACTGATTATGTTACAATGATTAAAGATGGCAATAGAAAAACATTTTATAAAAATGGACAACAAAGAACTTCTTCAGCCTATAATAATAATTTAGCTTTTGGTGAGTATTTGGAATTCTATGAAGATGGAAAGCCAAGAGTTATTGGTGAAAATAAAATTGAAAATAATGTTTCGAAACTTTATATTAAGGATTTTTGGGATAAAGATGGAAATCATAAGGTGATTAATTTTAATGGCGAAATTGAATTATTAAAGGCTAATAAATTATACAGAGTGCCTGTTAAAGAAGGGAGGTATAATGGAGAAATGAAACCTGTTGATGAAACATATCCATATACAATTATTTTTTATGAAAATGGAGATTTAGTTAAGGGGGAACTTCATAAGTCTCCTACCGTTATTCGGTTTTTTAATTCTAATGAAGTACCAGCTAGTCCAATTGGTGGTATGGAAAAATTTAAAAATGATTTTATAGACCAACTGATAAATAAATTTTCAAATAAAAAATTAAACATTGATGTCTTAATTAAATTTGTAGTTTTAGAGGATGGTAGCTTAACAAATGTTGAATTTTTAAAAAGTGCTGGTTCTAAAGTTGATAAAAAAATTGAAGAGCTTTTATGTAAACAAAATAAGTGGGAACCTGGAATTAAATATGGAATAGAAGTTAAAACAATATGTAAACTTCCTTTAAGATTAAATGTAACGTTTGAGTAA
- a CDS encoding dihydrofolate reductase, with protein MLTIIAAAAENNALGKDNQLVWHLPDDFKRFKSLTSGHYIIMGRKTFESFPKPLPNRTHVIITRQANYEVPEGCVVVSSLQEAIAFCPKEEEVFVIGGGQIYQQAIDLVDKIDLTRVHTTVEADAFFPEINTQKWELVFEEFHSKDEKHNYDFTFLTYIKK; from the coding sequence ATGCTAACTATAATCGCTGCCGCAGCAGAAAATAATGCTTTAGGGAAAGACAACCAATTGGTTTGGCATTTACCCGATGATTTTAAACGTTTTAAAAGTTTAACTTCGGGACATTATATTATTATGGGACGAAAAACCTTTGAAAGTTTTCCGAAACCCCTGCCTAATCGCACACATGTAATCATTACACGCCAAGCTAATTATGAAGTTCCTGAAGGATGTGTCGTAGTTTCAAGCTTACAAGAAGCAATAGCTTTTTGTCCTAAAGAGGAAGAAGTGTTTGTTATTGGTGGCGGTCAGATCTACCAACAAGCGATTGATTTAGTGGATAAAATCGATTTAACTCGCGTACATACTACTGTTGAGGCAGATGCTTTTTTCCCTGAAATTAATACACAAAAATGGGAATTGGTATTTGAAGAGTTTCATTCAAAAGATGAAAAACACAATTACGATTTTACATTTTTAACGTACATTAAAAAATAA